ttcacGGCAGATAAACTCATCAGTAATTTAGTAATTAACACAAAACAGGCAGGCGTGATAAACCAGTAGACTAAATGCGTTCCGCCGTGACAGGCTGAAAGGCGCTTATCTTAATATCATAATGTTTAAAATCCACAGTAATTATTCTTCACAGAGGCGTGAAATTGATtccaaacattttctttttctccctcctcaCACGGTTTGATCTTTGCTCCCCCGAGACGACCTTTAATGAAATTCAATTTTGAGCTGCGACATTTTACGCCGCTCTCACACGTCTCACACCAAAAGATATCAAACTTTCATCTCTGATAAATTGTTGTGTACAGCTcggattttaaaatgtttttacttgtATCAGTGAGGAGGTGGCCTGCTGACACAACCGATCCTTAATAAATTGATTAATTAAGAGAAAGGGCCTTTATTGACTATGAAAGCTTTATTAAAGAGGCCGTGACACACAGGGTGTGATGGATACAGATTCAGACAGCTGGTTGACCTGAAACAGCTGAAGCAATGAGCTATGAGAGGtcagcgccccctgctggaggcCGCATGCAGACATGAAGCCTCACACCCCAAAATGAGGCAAAAGCGCCTCTGAAATGCGGTACTTCTTTATTTCAGCTTaacacatttacacagaaaatgatttatTGGATTGAGGCTTGAACAAAGCAAGTCAAAGTTGTGAGAACTGAATTAGTTGGTCACCTTCAGAGGTAGAATTTGTTCTAAACTAATCTCACTAAAATGGCTTCAAGATCAGGAATAAAGGAGATGATTAGATTACATTTCATCCAGTAAAAGGATTTACAAAGTAAATTTTAGCAAGATGCTTGCTTGATTGATCAAAAACAAGTTGAAACTACAATTCAGGACTATTACTAATAGgaaaaatgtcattattttcaaGTTTCCATGTAACTGGCACCTGACCAGTCTTGATATCCTGAGTTTTGAATAATAACTGAAGTACAAGTCTACCTCTTGCCTTTGAGTCCTGCAATGAGGTTCTCCCTGCCTTGCCTACTGCGGCAGTcgtgacaaaaaaacaaacaaccagagACTATAACCgtctgtttatttctaaatatGAGAAGCATCATATATCAAGATTCACATTTTAAGATTAATTTAATTTGCATTATGTATGAGAAAATTAAATTACATATAGCTTACTATATGTTAGCAGGCTGAATAGGCCATACTGAGGTGGATATTCCCATTTACTTTGGGTTTTGCACAGATATCAGTAATGCTCTGTGTAAGGATGCTGGACAGGTTCTGGGTGGTTCTGCAGAGCCTTCCCATCTTTGGATGCACACATCCCAATTCAGAGTGATTTCTGTTGCTGCTCTGTAAAAGCTAATCAGAACTACTCAGCATGGAGATTTATGTCTGTCTTTAGATGCTTGCGCATTCTTTGTAGAGCTGATGTATTGGCCCGGCCAATATTGACCAATAAATGAAAGTTAAAACAGTGAAGAAGAGTGGGATAAACACTCTTCATACACACACTCTACTGAAGTTGAATAGTTTGTCTGCCAGAGGACACTCACTGACTTCTCTGTTGGCAACACACATGTTTGGAACACCACAACAACCAGCTCATCTGAGCACGGTCGGACAGGAAGTGAATGAATAATCCACAAGGTGTGATAATAAAACACATCTCAGTAAGGAGTCATTCATAGTGAGGAAAATCTATTACCATTTGGTctgtcagaaagaaaaaaatatcgaccgatatatttttaaatcaccaaatatcagtattggtcttaaaaatcctgtaTCGGTCAGGCCATACTTCAGCATAATGTTCTCACAGACCCCTTCTTTAGAGATAtggtgttttcatgttttcaccTATAGTGTGTTTTCTCTGGTCCAAATCAGTGGATGAGTGCGTAAACATGTAGCTTTTTACCATGCTATGGTTTATTTTCAGCATGGAGCACTGCCTGCTATGGTGACCCTTTATGAATATGGacacagctgaaagtagctttttctTCTGGAACCACTTCCTCTTAAGCCAAAGGGTCTCAGTGCAGTTATTTTGGTCCACACTTGAGTTTGATTATCATGTTCATATCAGTGCAAATGAAGTGCACAAAGAGTGAAAACTATCCAGAGTTTAAAACACCTTTAATCTCCATGTCCAGCTGTTGGCTTTATTTTGGTAAGTTCCTGTTTTACTGTGAAGGCTAGTTTCCCAGTGTTACTTCATTCTTTTTCCCTCCTTTACAATTGCTCCCTGATCCCTTTCATCTGCCAttaattgttttcttcctgCAATCTTTCCCTCACCTGTGTCCTGTTTCCCATGCCGTCTTCTGTATGTATGTCTTTTCTTTTGATCCAACTTTTCCAACTTTTAAAGGCAGTTATTTTCTCTGTGGCATCCCCTCATTCTGTTTGCTCTTTTGGATTTTTGCTCACACTTTCTGGATTGTCAAAGTCTATGAaagcttttgtttctttgtttgaatCTGCATatatgtcctgcatttgggtcatCAACACTCATGAAAATTTAGCTTCTTCTACTCAGAACTGCAGTACAATTgtttcttagatttttttttaccatcagTGGTACCAGTTAAATCAAAATATTTATACTtggaaaacctaaatgtgaatCCAGCCTGTGCATGGTGGAGGACATGAATTCCTCACCAAGTTGAATAAACTTGATTTACTATAACAGCATGTGATAGGCATGTTCCTATGGTAACTGAGGTAACTAAGTCTGTGGATCAGCTGGattttgcacatgtttcatatttgtgtgcgaagcaaaaaaagaaatgttttgtaCTTTAGAAAAGCAGTATTCAATCAAAGTCTTACACTACACTGTACAACCCTCTGTGCTTCACTACATTTAAGTAAGACACTATGAACACACAGACCCAGCAGAGGAAAACGCACTGAACTGTTGCAGACAGTTTTAATTCCAGTACAGCACAAGAGCTCAGCGCAagtccaaaccctacaggacaACAGCTGCAATTAGGAACAAGCAGTGCTTTCTTGAATACATGTTGTGTTCAGGTAGTTATTACTGGACCAAGCTGTGTATTGTCTGCCTTTAAAGCTGTCAGTGCCAACAGtgtttgaggtgactgttgtacGCTTCAGCTGCTGAAATGTTGGTTATTGAAAAGCAGTCCTTGTATCTCATAGCTGCAAATCATTTCTAAAATGTGGAGTTTCAGGTTTagaggtttctttttttgccatCAACTACTAATGTCCTCATTCATCAGCCACACTGAATGTGGGGTTTCATTTTTGTTGTAATCAGCTGAAAATCTTTCTGATTCAGCTCCAACGTGAACATCCTCATATGCATCTGATATAATACTAAATGATGTGGATGTTTAAATATTAATCCCCCTACTCAGATTGCTTTGCATCACTTCCTTGTGTAGGACTGCTTTGTGTGGAAACAAATGTATTCACAGTCACATTATAAAGATGTACCTTCCATCTGAGGAAGTACAGACAAATAACTTTTTATGATTTACAGTATGCTATATATATTatgatgtacagtaccagtcaaaattttGGGCACTGGTATAGCTGTTAATGAATTAAAATCCAGGGGGGAAAAGGCAGATTTTGGAACTCGACAGCCCTCCTACAGCTCTGCTTATCTGTTCCAAGCTCCTCCAACCAGACTTGCACCAGCACACAAACCTTATTTATAAAGGCAATGGATAAGCCATTTctaacatttgttttcttctggTATTTTGAACTGTGGGGAAAACTTTCTAAAACCTAAAAACAGAGACTAACCAAGTTACTACTGAAATTTGCTACATTTCTGTTGATAAATGATTCGCCATTCATGTGTACCATTTAGAGCCCTCTAATGCAGTGTCCAGAATCACCCCAGCAAAGACTCTGATCCATCCCACTAGATGGCTTTGGAAAATGAATGAGGGCATGAATTTTGTACATTTGTACTCCTCCATGGCATTCATACTATACCAAGTAATTGTTGGCATCCGTCACTCTCGAGATACTATGGAATTGCAATTTGGGTAGATGTTTTGGAACAGCAATGAATGTGGCTGTACAGGCCGAACCTGGAATGACAGTCCCTTCCACACTGCAGGCAGATGTAGTCAGTGGCTGGTCGATCACTCAGGAAACAGGCTTTCCGTCTGAGTCTTTTCTCCTCTGTTTGCTGCATTGATGTCTCTTCAAACTTTGATAGGCCTTGTTGTACGGCTTGCCTCCAAACTGAGCGCTCAGAGGTTAAATCTTCCCAGTTTCACATTCCTGATCTAATGCATTAATTAGCCTTATTGGCAgtacacaaataaaaataaggttGTCTAAGTGGTAACATAAGAGTTAGGATTTGCAGCAACTGACCCTTTAAGCCTTTAGGTCAGGTAACGTCAgcttattgttaaaataaatgtgctgccattttgtgccattgcagttgtactgtgtgaatctatgttGAAATCTAActatcatagtctgatatttgcaccttttgccttcattcatcAGCCAAACTGAATGTGGggtttcatttttgttgtgtgtgtgaatgagagcgtgaatgtgagtgtggatgttgtctgtctctctgtgttggccctgcgacaggctggcgacctgtacagggtgtaccctgcctctagttgctctatgtcagctgggataggctccagccgccCCCCCCCCGACCCTAAACAGAATAAGCaaaagtgaatggatggatggatggatggatgtcttcattcacactgggcagaggacggactgaagattttgctggttttgcctcaaaacaaaatattttttagctttcagcttttaacagaaagaaacctccagcagaaccaggctcagagaggggcagtcatctgccacaaccagttgggtctgaggggagagagtgCGTCATGGGAACCCcctagcagcctaggcctattgcagcataactaagggatggttcagggtggCCTGATCGAGCCCTGTGAGacggttccacagaagagaggcctgaaaactgaaagctcttcctcccattctacttttaaataccgtagaaaccacaagtaaggcagcagtctgagagcgaagtgctctattggagtgatacggtactatgagggctttaagataagatgaggTTTGATTATTGCATgtattgtatgtaagaagaaggattttaaatttgatttttgtataaacagggagccaatgacgagaagccaatatgggagaaatatggtctctttttctagtccctgtcagtactatATCGCAAATTATCTTTCTGTAAGTATATGGGATGTCCCTGCAGCATGACCCGCTTCACAATGTGTCCTAtttggaattaaaaaataaatgaagaattTCTAGCAGCAGGCACCTTATACACATGTCTAAGTTTCTTTAGTGATTTAACTGTACTTCTGTCTGTTTTGTGCCTGACCAGGCATAAACTAACTGAACAATCATGCATTAGCAGAATGCTAGCATTTTAAAGGCAGTGCTAGCTTTCCGGTAAGAAGCAAAGTAAGATATTTGAGATTAATTTGGATATATTATCAATACTCTGCTTGCCCAAACTAAAGTATAATATTGGCATTTAGCTCAATCAGCTCTTATGTGCAGCTAGCTTTGATTCTGTGGATTTTATAGGAAGCAGAAGGGTTCATCATGAGTAGCTCTGTCACCATCCCCATCTTACCTTGTTTGCATTCGTGGTTCTGTGACAATAcaagcaaaatgaaaagaaaaataccagCTCAAAAACATTCATCGGTGGTCTTGCTGTGTTGCTAACTACCGTTCAAAACATATATTTATGGTAATTATGTttgaaaataaacagtttattgTTGCACATGCtgcagcaaaaagctatttctaTAATGGGGCATAAACTGGTGAGAGCCTTACACTGTGTGCCAGCTGGCACAATACAACTTGCATGTTAGCTGCAACATCTGGTGACTGATGCACAGAAATTATGTGTACAGTCTCAGAGTAAGCCTCAGAGTATTTGAAATATATTGACTGTGttttgctgcttcttttttctaCATTTAGCTGCCAAGCAGATGTGTTTGTGACCTCAGTGTAAAGAACATTATCTAGAAATTAAGttcaactgattttttttcttctttatttagaACTTTACAAAAACTAAACATATGAAGCTCAGTGATGATTCGAGTTATAGAAAATTGctgaaaataactttaaatacacttaaatgaaaaagaatgtaCAACAGAGAGAAAGTCTTGCCTACTAATTTAAATTCAAACTAATCTTATTCTATTACACAGCAATACATGACTCTTTTCTACAACCATACATGGCACTCTTTTATTGTTCCTCCTTTATAAAAACAGACCAAAACTAGAAAACCTTCAGCTTGTTTGGGAGAATGACATTTACTATCTAAAGGCTGCATTTATGATTGATTTAAAGCTTTGTTTAGGCCTTGGTACATCTGTTGAAGGTTATggtccataaaaattagagatgGTAGAGTGAGCTGCGTTGCATGGCAGGTGTTGGTTCtgaaattcatttattttaaaatctattGGTACTGGCTCATGATGCCCCTGAGGAAATCTTCGAAGCGTGGGACAGCAGACTGTGGAGCAGCAGCCTCCTTGGCAGActcatctgcagcagcagcagcagcgggcTTAGCACGACGTAGGCGGAAGTTGTAGTCGTATTCAGGATCACAGTCTGGATCTGGCAGGATTATGCTGTCCTCTCTGGACTTCATGGCCTTGGAACTAGAGGGTGAAGCAAACTTGTTACAGCTGGGGTCGTATGGATGGCAGAAGGGCTTGGCTGGACCCATGATGTCGGCCTTGGCCTCAGAAACAGACTTGAGTGGGATGCAGTCTTTGTCATAGTGCACATAGCAGTCGTAGCCCTCCTTGGTCTTGCCACGGACACCAAGCTTGTAGCGAACCTagttttgattgattgattcatGTTTTTGGTTCAAAACACATGCAAAGCAGACTGTGAAAGCATTATTCAACAACCATTTAATTTTACTATGCTTTTAAACAAACCAAGAGTTAAAGAAAAGGCAATTAATAGAACTCTTCAATGAAAAAGATTACATTAGATTGGgtgaaatcactgaaaaattCAAGCCTAataataaggcttcaaattcaGACCTGGTGTTCGGGGAGCTGTGGAGGAGGCTTgcgcagagcagcagcagctgccagTATGCAGTATGGGTCATAGCGAGGGTCGCAGgacagaggagcagcaggaggcgCAGGCTCATTCAAGGGGGCGTACTCCACGACAGGCTTGGTAAGGCTGGACAGCTTGGTAGCAGTCAGGGGGTTACAGCCTTTGTCAAAGAGAGGGTTGCAGTGTTGTTCTTTAGGAGCCGCAGCAGCCAGGGGAACAGAAGGGTACATCAAGTGGTAGAAGCCAGTGGGAGCCTTCTGGACTAGGAGTGGCGTACAGTAGGGATCCTTTGGGTCGCAATTGAGGGCGGCATAAGATGGAGCTGGACCATGGGCTGGACGATACCCATAAGCTGCCCTCAGGTGGTACTGCAGACACTCTACATCTTCGGGTTGGCAGACTCTGAGTAGCTCTGCCCTCTGCTCACCACTCAGGAAAGGCTCCAAGACAGGAGCATAGTAGTAGAGACCTGCGGGACTCTTCATTGGCACTGGCGCGAGGACAGGAGCTGGCACTTTTGCTGGAGCTGGTTCTGGCTCAGGGGCAGCCGACTTGGTGGCAAGAGAGAACGTGCAGTGGGGGTCAATATAAGGGTTGCACAGCCTGACAGCAGCAGACTTGATGGGGGCAGGCATCACCATGGCCGCCTTTGGTTTGCTAGTTAACTCGGCGATGCACTCTGGATCATCGGACTCTGCACAGGTCTTGTAGATTTCACTGAGGTGGTTGAGGTAATGATTGAAGGTAGGTCCCTCCTCTGACCTGTGCTTGTTCTGCAGGTAGGCCACATACAGACGATCCAGGTCCTCAACCTGAAGAATCAGGTGGAAAGGGGAAAAAGGATTAAACCTTCTCTAATCCTAAATGATATATATACCAtagaaagtaaaactaaaagaaaaggaACTCCAAAGAAAGATGTACACAAATCCTTTATTGTGGAAAATAATTACTTTTCAGCCTTTGTCTAAACCACAGAGCTCTCATGGGTACTCCacactgaaaatattaaaagattAACAGCTTATTAACActtttatataataataatctgagaaaaaaatattttgtcctcTAAACTGCATAAATAAGGAACCTGTTAAAATTTCCTGTATAAAATACtacatatttaattttaaaaaaggaaagaaaataaagaaaaaatcccCTTAAAATGCAGACTGGTGACACAAATTGTTTAAAGTaaatttttaaaggaaaaacaagcacAGTTTCATAATCGTGACTGGGAGAAACTGAATAATTAATATGAAACAAGCTACACTCACTCCCTCCTGGTTGTGGCTATCCATGAAGTATTTGTACCATCCCCAGAAGTCAGGCAGACGTTTGAACTGGGGCACAGCCACAACAGGGACGTTCCTTCTGTTACGAACAAGCGTTTTTAGGTTGGCTATTGCCTCAGCTTTCACATCATCAGACAGAGCGGCCGCTGGAGGCGGAGGAAGAcgagaggaagagaaagtcaACCAATGTAAAAGTGCTGGTGCCAGAAATCATACTTTAACCAATTAAACAGGTTGGATTTCAATTTATCTTTTACTGTTTGTCATAATAAACAGACCATTATCTTCAGTAATTTTTCTACATGTTACATGCATAAGTAATATTATTTTGACTTAAAGTGGAAATCTCAGATAGTTCAATTGATCTATTGATCATTGATGAAAGTATTGCTGTGCAATCAGCCAAACctttaaaacaaagtaaataaaactggtcgTCATTGCAGTGCAGTGCTCTGCTGGGGAAGCCTGGATCCTGGCAATTGTGTGAATGTTATTCTTTAAACATTGTCACAGACCAAGCAAAAGCCCCCATGGCAGTGGCCTCCCCAAGCATGACAGTGTGCCCCaccaaattgcaaaaaaaaaaaacacacacacacagcttaggAACATCTGAAGGTGAACAATAGAACAGAAAACTAAAACAGTGACCCAGACACACACCAGATCCCAATTTGACTGCTCATTCATGGGATGCCCCAGAAGAAGTCCAGTTCACAGAGACCCCAGCCCTGGGCTGTGAAGTGTACCCCAATGACAAATAATTTCTTGAAATGATAATTAGGATGCATATTGTCTGTAAGAGCCAAGATTGgtgtaaaagaataaaaatatttttaaaatatatttgttttctttgttatatACGCTGTATCAGACACTTTTGGTCCATTTGAGACAGTATAACTCAAATTCAAATCAGTACAACTCAATGATATCGAAATAGAGCCACAGCTGTGTTGAATGTGAAAACATCAAATCTGTACCCCGCAGAGGACATGACGAATAAAAGTCTGATGAACTGACCGCTGACCTTCATAAACTTGCATCTATAATCGGAACAGTAAATCCTGTTGGCATGAAGGCTGCAGTTTGTTATAGTTAAGATGTACAGTGCATAGATCGGTGCTACTGTTTGGACAGCATCAGATAAAAAAGAGACCACTGTGCACCCCGCAGCTGCAGGTGAAGGAGAGCCCAGAGCAAGCCTTGAAGGAAAGCGTGAGCTGTCAATCTAACAATCTAAGCAGAGTGGCCAGAGCTTTTACAGTCAGTTTGAAGGAGAAATTTTGTTGCTTCATTGAGTTATTGTGGTTTTGGTAACATGAGAAGTACCTACACAATGTCAGGGAATATAATGTTGTTATTAATATACATAGCACAATTACACTGCATCGACTTACAGCTAAAGcaaaccaaatgttttcaacttCTGCAActttaaacattaaaagcacTAAACTACTGAAACATGAGTTGGCTTTTGTAATAGAGTCACAAGAAATGTCTCTATAAAACAAGACAAAGGATATTTCTACAGTTTTGGAAAGTGAATCTGTTTGAAACATTATGTAATGGAACAAAAGGGAGCAGCCACAGTTAACATGAAGAGCCGCTGTGACAGGCTGCAACTTCATAAAATAGGCAAGAAACTccattatatttaatttaaatatgtgGATTACATCATATTGTTGTAAAATGCTATGCTCCTCATATTTTATCTCAACAGGAATAATTCAATATAGAGCAATATGAAGCAACATTTGATTTCATCGACAAAAGCTCATAATCAAATTGCCAGCATTTTTGGACCAGATGCAACTAGCAACTATTTCTATTATCTCTTAATCTGCTGGATTCTTTAGTAGTAGATTAATCTCAATCTCTTGGTCTGTTAATTATCGTGTATCATATGCTGACCTAGTTCTCGCACAGCACTTTAGCTTCTTACTTTAATCCATCATCCCAATCCACTTTCTGTTGACTAATTGTTTTGGCTCCAAATTGGATCTTTCCAGAttgcaaatgtgttttattgtgaacCAACATGTAATTTATATGGTGCTAATTGGCTGAATGGAAAGAAAAGGTAGATACATAGAGCATTTATCTCCCTATGAATAGCAGTCATTAAGGTTTTTGTAGCTAGTTTTTAAGTTGTTGAGGCTTTTGCCGCACATGCCACGTCACGCCCTCACCTTCCTCCTGTTTGTGCTGCTCCACTGGAACGGCCCCCAGAAAGTCTGTAAAACACAAGCAGCCGCATTAGCAGGAGCAGAGACATTTGCTGATTAGGAACAGATGTTGCACTTTCCTTCAACATCAGGGAAAACGCTGAGCCACTAATAAGCCCCCAGGTGAAACACGGCAGGTGCCGGGCTTCTGGCGCCCCATCACAGGCAACATCCTGCAGCTTAAATGCCCCCACCTCCAACTCTGAGCCCATACCCCACCCCTAATATGTATCACTGAGCTTTGAACCAGACTGATGATATTAATGCTGCTACTGGGGGCCTCCTTAAAGTTTACCTGTAAAACTACAAAGAGTCGGGCCTCACACAAACTAATTACAGATACACTAAAAATGGCTGGTGGGAGGGAAAAGACGTCTCCGGGTGTCTTCTGCTCCACCGTGGCTTTCCTGCTGAGGTTTACAACTGCAAGAAAACAGCCAAGTCAGCTGATTATCCCAGAAACTTTCATCTATTAATGTGGAAAATCTTCCAAAGGGGAGGCAGTGATAGATGTGTTTTTATGACTCCAGAAAGGTTTTGTAGTACTAAAGGGCATCATCATGACATGCCATTTTACTGCTAAAGAGAGAAGGGTAACGGTGTCCTTATAACTCTGTGCCAGAGATTAATGTGCCCGGGGATGGACTGTACTACCAGGTCAAAATGCTTCTGAAGTATTCTCACAATCAATTTTAAGCCAGAAACAAGGAGTAAAATCAGTATTCGGATCTTTTACTGAAGCAacaacacagcagaaataagaaaacataatTTACTTAAAGTCTTATAATTATCAGCAAAACATATTTAAGGTATCAAAAGTAAAAGCATTGTTATATACAGCAACAGACTGTTCATATAGTAGATAGTTATTGATGCACTGAtgttaaaaaagcattttattgtTGGTCTTTCAAATCTCTACCAGCAGAGAAGTGATATCTGGTAGTCATTATTAGTATAATAAAGTAgatgctaaaaaaataaatgaagcatGGGAGGAAAAAGTTAATCTTTGCATGGTTAAAGGGGGCTGTAAACACATGGTGATTTGAAAGAGGTTGGAACCACTCTAAATCATGTCTAACTGCCATTCTAGTTCACATTTTCTtgtcaaatttttaaaaaattttatttaaaatcccaCAGAAAAAATTGGATGTAAACTCTTCCTCAGCTCATTAAATTTCCAGTAAAATATTGTATAGTGTCAAAGATAAAATTTATAACGTTTAAAATTTGCCACTGAAGTCTCACCTGGTAATAAAACAATTACTAACAGGAATCCTGCGTGGATCAGGGAAAGCGATGGTCGTCCAGCACGtgccattttctcttttttgtgctTCCTGAGGGAAAAGACAGTGAACAATATTCAGTGTCTTTTCAGGCTTAACTTTTGGAGGCATACTGTATTATCACAATGCAACAAGACTTTGATTGATCCCTGCATCTTATTggggggctgggggggggggggggggggggggggttgtttttttttttgcgtaaAGTTTTTCAGCTAACTGCTCGATATGGAAATCCTTGAGAAGACAATGCACTTGGAACAAAGAGACGCTTTTATTTAACCGGCTGATGCCAAGACAATAGAGAGAATTGAGGACATGCTGTAATAGAGCTTTTCAAGGATTAGTGAGAGAAATAAGATGTCAGTTCTGAATATCAGAATATCAAAAAAAGAGACTGAATTCGACAATCAAATAGCCAAAAGCTTGAGATGTCCTCTTTTATTACTGCATGGATAGCTACTGATTTAACATTTGTTGTTCTCAAAAAGACAGAT
This portion of the Archocentrus centrarchus isolate MPI-CPG fArcCen1 chromosome 17, fArcCen1, whole genome shotgun sequence genome encodes:
- the and2 gene encoding actinodin2 gives rise to the protein MARAGRPSLSLIHAGFLLVIVLLPDFLGAVPVEQHKQEEAAALSDDVKAEAIANLKTLVRNRRNVPVVAVPQFKRLPDFWGWYKYFMDSHNQEGVEDLDRLYVAYLQNKHRSEEGPTFNHYLNHLSEIYKTCAESDDPECIAELTSKPKAAMVMPAPIKSAAVRLCNPYIDPHCTFSLATKSAAPEPEPAPAKVPAPVLAPVPMKSPAGLYYYAPVLEPFLSGEQRAELLRVCQPEDVECLQYHLRAAYGYRPAHGPAPSYAALNCDPKDPYCTPLLVQKAPTGFYHLMYPSVPLAAAAPKEQHCNPLFDKGCNPLTATKLSSLTKPVVEYAPLNEPAPPAAPLSCDPRYDPYCILAAAAALRKPPPQLPEHQVRYKLGVRGKTKEGYDCYVHYDKDCIPLKSVSEAKADIMGPAKPFCHPYDPSCNKFASPSSSKAMKSREDSIILPDPDCDPEYDYNFRLRRAKPAAAAAADESAKEAAAPQSAVPRFEDFLRGIMSQYQ